In Tenuifilum sp. 4138str, a single window of DNA contains:
- a CDS encoding aminoacyl-histidine dipeptidase: MSNNQLKPELVFHYFGEICKIPRPSKKEDKIIAYIVDFAQKHNLEYRKDDAGNILIRKPASAGYENKQPVVLQSHLDMVCEKNSDVNHDFNNDPIQTYTDGEWLKAKGTTLGADDGIGIAAQLAILASSDIEHGPLECLFTVDEETGLTGAFEMGSGFFNSKILLNLDSEDEGELFIGCAGGIDTVATFAYEPDRVPSDSVAMKLIVKGLLGGHSGDDIDKHRANSIKLINRFLWKGTQLFDLRLANLDGGNLRNAIPREASAIFTIHKDDKAQLILTFENIRAEIYNEWRDAEPNLEITIEDSPLPDFVIDEPTHFDLLNSLYACPHGVIAMSRQLKGLVETSTNLASVKFIQDNQILVTTSQRSAVESAKHDISNMVESVFRLANANIQHSDGYPGWAPNTNSQILEITKASYKKLFKVEPVVRAIHAGLECGLFLKKYPELDMISFGPTIKGAHSPDERLHIPSTQKFWDLLLDVLKNIPENK, encoded by the coding sequence ATGAGCAATAATCAATTAAAGCCAGAACTTGTTTTCCACTACTTTGGTGAAATATGCAAGATTCCTCGTCCTTCAAAGAAGGAGGATAAAATTATAGCCTACATCGTAGATTTTGCCCAGAAGCATAATCTTGAATACCGGAAAGATGATGCTGGAAACATTCTGATAAGGAAACCAGCATCAGCAGGTTACGAGAATAAGCAACCAGTTGTACTGCAAAGTCACCTGGACATGGTTTGTGAGAAGAACAGCGATGTAAACCATGATTTTAACAATGATCCCATACAAACCTACACCGATGGAGAATGGTTAAAAGCTAAGGGAACAACCCTTGGAGCCGACGATGGTATTGGGATTGCAGCCCAGTTGGCTATCCTAGCCTCAAGCGATATTGAGCATGGACCACTAGAATGCCTTTTCACTGTTGATGAGGAGACCGGTCTTACTGGTGCATTCGAGATGGGAAGCGGATTTTTTAATTCAAAAATTCTTTTAAACCTCGATTCCGAGGACGAGGGCGAACTTTTCATTGGCTGCGCAGGAGGTATCGACACAGTGGCAACTTTTGCATACGAACCCGATAGGGTACCTAGCGATTCTGTTGCCATGAAGCTGATAGTGAAAGGCTTACTTGGAGGTCACTCAGGCGACGACATTGACAAGCACCGCGCTAACTCAATAAAGCTTATTAACCGTTTCCTCTGGAAAGGAACACAGCTATTTGATCTTAGGCTTGCCAACCTTGATGGTGGCAACCTACGTAATGCCATACCACGCGAAGCATCGGCAATATTCACAATCCATAAGGATGATAAGGCTCAACTGATTCTAACCTTTGAAAACATTAGAGCTGAAATTTACAATGAATGGCGCGATGCGGAGCCAAACCTCGAAATCACAATCGAGGACTCACCCCTACCCGATTTTGTAATTGACGAACCTACCCATTTCGATCTACTTAACTCACTATACGCTTGCCCTCATGGAGTTATAGCCATGAGTCGCCAGCTAAAAGGGCTCGTTGAAACCTCTACCAATTTAGCTTCTGTGAAATTTATTCAGGACAACCAAATTCTCGTAACTACCAGCCAACGCAGTGCAGTGGAATCGGCAAAGCATGATATTTCAAACATGGTTGAAAGCGTTTTCCGGCTTGCCAATGCCAACATTCAGCACTCCGATGGTTACCCGGGATGGGCACCTAACACCAACTCTCAGATACTTGAAATAACAAAAGCTTCGTACAAGAAACTTTTTAAGGTAGAGCCTGTAGTCAGAGCAATACATGCTGGACTTGAATGTGGCCTTTTCTTAAAGAAATACCCCGAACTGGACATGATTTCGTTTGGACCTACCATTAAGGGGGCGCACTCTCCCGACGAAAGACTTCATATCCCATCAACACAAAAGTTCTGGGATTTGCTGCTTGATGTATTAAAGAACATTCCCGAAAACAAGTAA
- the cysQ gene encoding 3'(2'),5'-bisphosphate nucleotidase CysQ, with protein sequence MIETPELHNLLSTAIGAAVRAGYKIMEVYNSDDFQVNLKSDRTPLTLADRLAHEEIKSSLSKTFIPVLSEEGRNIIYEERKGWDYFWVVDPLDGTKEFIKRNGEFTVNIALVYEKYPIAGIVFVPVTGKLYYSINSEGAYMVTSLVSKNDYEISYEDIQAISQKLPLPSNRDSIVVVESRSHSTPETIQYINSLSERYSNIELLPIGSSLKMCMIAEGKADLYPRLSLSSEWDTAAGQAIVEGAGFKVITYETGERLSYNKEDLVNPWFVVTNGRVK encoded by the coding sequence ATGATAGAAACACCAGAACTTCACAACCTGCTTTCAACTGCCATTGGCGCTGCGGTTAGAGCAGGTTACAAGATAATGGAGGTATATAATTCTGATGATTTTCAGGTAAATCTTAAGTCCGATCGTACTCCGTTAACCCTGGCCGATAGACTTGCCCATGAGGAAATTAAGAGTTCGCTTTCAAAGACTTTTATCCCAGTTCTTAGCGAGGAAGGTAGGAATATAATCTACGAAGAGCGTAAAGGATGGGATTATTTCTGGGTGGTTGATCCACTTGATGGGACAAAAGAGTTTATCAAACGTAATGGGGAGTTTACTGTAAATATTGCTCTTGTATACGAAAAGTACCCAATTGCAGGGATAGTATTTGTGCCTGTTACCGGAAAGCTTTACTACTCCATTAATTCGGAAGGGGCTTATATGGTTACCTCTTTAGTTTCAAAAAATGATTATGAGATTTCATATGAAGATATTCAAGCTATTTCTCAAAAGTTGCCTTTACCAAGCAATCGCGATAGCATTGTGGTTGTAGAGAGTAGGTCGCATAGCACACCTGAAACCATTCAGTATATTAATAGCTTATCAGAACGTTACTCAAACATAGAATTACTTCCTATTGGCTCATCGCTTAAAATGTGCATGATAGCCGAAGGTAAAGCGGATTTATATCCCCGTCTTTCGCTTTCCAGCGAGTGGGACACTGCTGCCGGTCAGGCAATTGTTGAGGGTGCTGGTTTTAAAGTTATAACCTATGAGACGGGTGAAAGACTTTCGTACAACAAGGAGGACCTTGTTAATCCATGGTTTGTTGTTACGAATGGGAGGGTGAAGTAG